One window from the genome of Halopenitus persicus encodes:
- a CDS encoding metallophosphoesterase family protein, translating into MTTVAIITDIHMRGAYRNDILCTLEDVQSRIIEEHDPEHTFVLGDLIQDVGRETDRRHLRTVASVLESGHAPVTYLLGNHDTGSLSREEVSDILGQDSFYGRVTVGNYSFVYLNSSQERYGVRGVLGPEQRSWFRGAIPGQSIVLSHHPIGPFSLANNVWFQDFPERALLWDRKELLEILDEDTIATLSGHIHQTERTTFRGLSHISINAFSKEHPDNPISGTYAVLSLEDPLQLTVYREDMRICSYRLQ; encoded by the coding sequence ATGACTACGGTCGCGATTATCACAGATATCCATATGCGAGGCGCGTACCGAAACGATATTCTCTGTACGCTTGAGGACGTTCAATCGAGAATTATTGAGGAGCACGATCCCGAACACACGTTCGTACTCGGTGATTTGATTCAGGATGTGGGACGCGAGACGGATCGTCGCCATCTGCGGACCGTCGCATCTGTCTTGGAATCCGGACACGCTCCTGTAACGTATCTGCTCGGCAATCACGACACGGGATCGCTTTCCCGTGAAGAGGTCTCGGATATTCTCGGGCAAGATAGCTTCTACGGACGAGTGACTGTCGGCAACTACTCGTTCGTATATCTCAATTCATCGCAAGAACGATATGGGGTCCGAGGGGTACTCGGACCTGAGCAGCGGTCGTGGTTTCGTGGGGCAATTCCTGGACAGAGCATCGTGCTCTCGCATCACCCGATCGGTCCGTTTTCGCTCGCGAATAACGTCTGGTTTCAAGACTTCCCCGAACGGGCCCTCCTCTGGGATCGCAAGGAACTCTTGGAGATCCTAGATGAGGACACCATTGCGACTCTCAGCGGACATATCCACCAGACGGAACGAACCACGTTTCGTGGCCTGTCGCATATTTCGATCAACGCATTCAGCAAAGAGCACCCTGACAACCCGATTAGTGGCACGTACGCGGTGCTTTCGCTCGAAGACCCGCTACAGCTAACGGTATATCGGGAGGATATGAGGATTTGTTCGTATCGGCTGCAGTAA
- the panB gene encoding 3-methyl-2-oxobutanoate hydroxymethyltransferase, producing MGRMSIPDIHEKYKNGEPVTMLTAYDAPIARQIDKGGVDMILVGDSAGDNHLGYDDTVPVTLDEALSNTAAVDRAVEDAMVIGDLPFLSYGTSLEKSVKNAGRFMKEAGADAVKLETAPYGKITIEIVSRLTELGIPVVGHIGLTPQRMNQIGGGYVQGRGDGSSTTVEALVETAEELEDAGAFSIILEAVTEETGKQVTEAVDVPTIGIGAGRYVNGQVLVITDVLGLSNELYTLSKQYADLNSVIQDAVESYVDDVQSEVFPSSENVFDAIDGNQ from the coding sequence ATGGGACGTATGTCGATCCCGGACATCCATGAAAAGTATAAAAACGGAGAACCAGTTACGATGCTGACTGCATATGATGCTCCGATAGCCCGACAAATAGATAAGGGCGGTGTCGATATGATTCTGGTCGGAGATAGTGCTGGCGACAATCACTTAGGATATGACGACACGGTACCGGTTACGCTTGACGAAGCATTATCAAATACTGCGGCTGTAGACAGAGCTGTAGAGGATGCAATGGTGATTGGTGATTTGCCGTTTCTATCGTATGGTACCTCTCTTGAAAAATCGGTCAAGAATGCAGGCCGATTTATGAAGGAAGCAGGAGCTGACGCTGTAAAATTGGAGACGGCACCCTACGGAAAAATCACCATCGAAATCGTTTCCCGTCTCACGGAACTGGGAATACCCGTTGTGGGTCATATCGGATTGACCCCTCAGCGTATGAATCAGATTGGTGGTGGCTACGTACAGGGACGGGGTGATGGAAGCTCAACCACAGTTGAAGCGTTGGTGGAGACAGCGGAAGAATTGGAAGACGCTGGAGCCTTCTCAATTATACTTGAGGCCGTCACAGAAGAGACCGGAAAACAGGTTACTGAAGCAGTAGATGTTCCAACTATAGGAATTGGTGCAGGTCGATACGTAAACGGACAAGTACTTGTCATCACCGACGTACTGGGACTGAGTAACGAATTATATACGCTCTCAAAACAATATGCCGACCTAAATTCAGTTATCCAAGATGCAGTCGAGTCTTATGTAGATGATGTTCAAAGTGAAGTATTCCCCTCATCTGAAAATGTCTTCGACGCTATTGATGGAAACCAGTAG
- a CDS encoding ABC transporter ATP-binding protein, whose product MNIQLTDITKRYGETEAAKSVSLTVEDGETFGLIGPSGCGKSTILRTIAGFETPTEGNIEFDSRSVLDVKPKDRDVGLVFQSIALFNNMSVIENVSFGPRMRGTPKQARRDDAREILEMLDIPELADRDPSNLSGGQKQRVALGRALAIEPQVLLLDEPMTGLDAKLKRRLQTEMVELFDELDITVIHVTHDQAEAMVMCDRIAVLNEGCIEQIGTPAELYELPENEFVANFIGTSNLLNATASNRALDLGFAELPVDTDRRGEVVVVARPEHISVGDGQLNAAVTNQLYLGEKIRNVARLPNGKEIVFDTDRRTVVPGEDVSLSMDPERIHVIPSEKSNAGGSERTVSSPSVGDQSGIPQRIETDGIGQATENERRI is encoded by the coding sequence ATGAATATACAACTGACAGACATCACGAAACGCTACGGTGAGACCGAGGCAGCAAAATCCGTCTCACTCACGGTTGAAGACGGTGAGACGTTTGGGCTGATCGGCCCGTCCGGCTGCGGGAAATCGACGATACTGCGGACGATCGCTGGATTCGAAACCCCGACGGAAGGGAATATCGAATTCGACAGCCGGTCCGTACTCGACGTCAAACCGAAGGATAGAGACGTCGGCTTGGTGTTCCAATCGATCGCCCTGTTCAACAATATGAGTGTCATCGAAAACGTCTCTTTCGGGCCGCGAATGCGAGGAACTCCCAAGCAGGCGAGGCGAGACGACGCTCGAGAGATCCTCGAAATGTTGGATATACCGGAGCTTGCGGATCGAGATCCAAGCAACCTCTCCGGGGGGCAAAAACAGCGCGTCGCGCTCGGACGCGCGCTCGCTATCGAACCGCAGGTACTCCTACTGGACGAACCGATGACGGGCTTGGACGCGAAGCTCAAGCGACGACTGCAAACGGAGATGGTTGAGTTGTTTGACGAGCTCGATATCACGGTTATCCACGTGACCCACGACCAAGCGGAAGCGATGGTTATGTGCGATCGAATAGCTGTCCTGAACGAGGGCTGTATCGAACAGATCGGGACGCCCGCTGAACTGTATGAGTTGCCAGAAAACGAATTTGTTGCTAACTTCATCGGCACGTCGAATCTATTGAATGCTACCGCATCTAACAGGGCACTTGATCTCGGCTTCGCCGAACTGCCGGTGGACACCGATCGGCGGGGAGAGGTGGTCGTGGTAGCGAGACCGGAGCATATCTCCGTAGGGGACGGACAGTTGAATGCGGCCGTAACGAATCAGCTTTATCTCGGCGAGAAGATTCGAAATGTCGCTAGGCTCCCCAACGGAAAAGAAATTGTTTTCGATACGGATCGACGAACGGTTGTTCCCGGCGAGGATGTCTCTCTCTCAATGGATCCCGAACGGATCCACGTTATTCCGAGTGAAAAATCGAACGCGGGTGGAAGTGAGCGGACGGTCTCATCTCCATCTGTGGGTGACCAGTCAGGAATCCCTCAGCGAATCGAAACGGATGGGATCGGCCAAGCAACCGAGAATGAACGAAGGATCTAG